In Xanthomonas sp. SI, the following are encoded in one genomic region:
- a CDS encoding PP2C family serine/threonine-protein phosphatase, with protein MIEFGHLTHVGLRRELNEDTYYGDNELGLWLVADGMGGHACGEVASALAREAIVREVRGGTPLAQAIRIADEEIIRASRRRNDTLPMGTTVVAARVQGNRFEVAWVGDSRAYLWRDGKLAQLSQDHSYVQELIAQGALTAEQARAHPHRNVVTQALGVTDPLHLNVATMTGELRPGMQLLLCSDGLTEEVDDPGIAATLGHDDCSAQECVDTLVAAALDGGGSDNITAILVRCH; from the coding sequence ATGATCGAATTCGGACATCTCACCCACGTCGGCCTGCGCCGCGAACTCAACGAGGACACCTATTACGGCGACAACGAGCTCGGCCTGTGGCTGGTCGCCGACGGCATGGGCGGCCATGCCTGCGGCGAGGTGGCCAGCGCCCTGGCGCGCGAGGCCATCGTCCGCGAGGTGCGCGGCGGCACGCCGCTGGCGCAGGCGATCCGCATCGCCGACGAAGAGATCATCCGCGCCTCGCGCCGGCGCAACGACACCTTGCCGATGGGCACCACCGTGGTCGCCGCGCGCGTGCAGGGCAACCGCTTCGAAGTGGCCTGGGTCGGCGACAGCCGCGCCTACCTGTGGCGCGACGGCAAACTGGCGCAGCTCAGCCAGGACCACAGCTATGTGCAGGAACTGATCGCGCAGGGCGCGCTGACCGCCGAGCAGGCGCGCGCGCATCCGCACCGCAACGTGGTCACCCAGGCGCTGGGCGTCACCGATCCGCTGCACCTCAACGTGGCCACGATGACTGGCGAACTGCGCCCGGGCATGCAACTGCTGCTGTGCAGCGACGGGCTGACCGAAGAAGTGGACGACCCCGGCATCGCCGCCACGCTCGGCCACGACGACTGCAGCGCGCAGGAATGCGTGGATACGCTGGTGGCGGCCGCGCTGGACGGCGGCGGCTCGGACAACATCACCGCGATCCTGGTGCGCTGCCACTGA
- a CDS encoding DUF6165 family protein has product MSEILVPVSFGELLDKIAILQIKSERIGDAAKLANVRAELSALEKTWMAHPAASGDVARLRLELKAVNERLWVIEDEIRIKEKAQAFDEEFIKLARSVYYENDERARIKKEINLALGSSYVEEKSYQDYRGAAS; this is encoded by the coding sequence ATGTCCGAAATCCTCGTCCCCGTGTCCTTCGGCGAACTGCTCGACAAGATCGCCATCCTGCAGATCAAGTCCGAGCGCATCGGCGATGCGGCCAAGCTGGCCAACGTGCGCGCGGAGTTGTCGGCGCTGGAAAAGACCTGGATGGCGCATCCGGCCGCCAGCGGCGACGTCGCCCGCCTGCGCCTGGAGCTGAAGGCGGTCAACGAGCGCCTGTGGGTGATCGAGGACGAGATCCGGATCAAGGAGAAGGCGCAGGCCTTCGACGAGGAATTCATCAAGCTCGCACGCAGCGTGTACTACGAGAACGACGAGCGCGCGCGGATCAAGAAGGAGATCAACCTGGCACTGGGTTCCAGCTACGTCGAAGAGAAGTCCTACCAGGACTACCGCGGCGCGGCGTCCTGA
- the dnaQ gene encoding DNA polymerase III subunit epsilon, which produces MRQIILDTETTGLEWKKGNRVVEIGAVELLERRPSGRNFHRYLRPDCDFEPGAQEVTGLTLEFLADKPEFHEVVDEFLAFIDGAELIIHNASFDLGFLDNELSRLGTSYGRILDRATVIDTLLLARERFPGQRNSLDALCKRLGVDNSHRQLHGALLDAQILSDVYIALTSGQEEIGFALTDERGNHADGQRAAFDMATLLPRPRVLPTASELEAHQARLEKLRKKAGRALWDADEPVLVEAVAG; this is translated from the coding sequence ATGCGTCAGATCATCCTCGATACCGAAACCACCGGCCTGGAATGGAAGAAGGGCAACCGCGTCGTCGAAATCGGCGCGGTGGAACTGCTCGAACGCCGCCCCAGCGGGCGCAACTTCCACCGCTATCTGCGCCCGGACTGCGACTTCGAACCCGGCGCGCAGGAAGTCACCGGGCTGACCCTGGAATTCCTCGCCGACAAGCCGGAATTCCATGAGGTAGTGGACGAGTTCCTGGCGTTCATCGACGGCGCCGAACTGATCATCCACAACGCCTCGTTCGATCTGGGCTTCCTCGACAACGAACTGTCGCGTCTGGGCACGTCCTACGGGCGCATCCTCGACCGTGCCACGGTCATCGACACGCTGTTGCTGGCGCGCGAGCGCTTCCCGGGCCAGCGCAATTCGCTGGACGCGCTGTGCAAGCGCCTGGGCGTGGACAACTCGCACCGTCAGTTGCACGGCGCGCTGCTCGATGCGCAGATCCTCAGCGACGTCTACATCGCGCTGACCTCGGGGCAGGAGGAGATCGGCTTCGCTCTAACCGACGAGCGCGGCAACCACGCCGACGGTCAACGCGCGGCGTTCGATATGGCGACGCTGCTGCCGCGGCCGCGGGTGCTGCCGACCGCCTCGGAGCTGGAGGCGCACCAGGCGCGGCTGGAAAAGCTGCGCAAGAAGGCCGGGCGCGCGCTGTGGGACGCCGACGAGCCTGTGCTGGTCGAAGCCGTGGCTGGCTGA
- a CDS encoding glycosyltransferase family 9 protein — protein MAATLPSLCLLRLSALGDVTHVVPLVRTLQRAWPAAPPLHWIIDKGGHRLLDGLPGVIFHDYDKRSGLAGMRALRRELPAQGFDALLQMQVALRANVLSAFVRARRRIGYDRSRSKDLHGLFVNERIPDRPGIHVLDAIGSFCEPLGLRQTQVRWDLPIPDDAHAWAQAQWPEDGRPALLISPCSSHVRRNWYADRYAAVADHAAAQGWRVVLCGGRSALERSTADAIVAAMRAPALDLVGRDTLKQLPALLQRAALVMTPDSGPMHIANAVGSKVLGLHAASNPRRSGPYSDIRYCVDKYDAAARKFLGKPAEQLKWGSKIEFDAVMALIGVDDAIAAFERYRADQGM, from the coding sequence ATGGCAGCAACGCTCCCTTCGCTGTGCCTGTTGCGCCTGTCGGCGCTGGGGGACGTGACCCATGTGGTGCCGCTGGTACGCACCCTGCAGCGCGCCTGGCCCGCCGCGCCGCCGCTGCACTGGATCATCGACAAAGGCGGGCACAGGCTGCTCGACGGCCTGCCCGGGGTGATCTTCCACGACTACGACAAGCGCAGCGGCCTGGCCGGCATGCGCGCGCTGCGCCGCGAACTGCCGGCGCAGGGCTTCGACGCGCTGCTGCAGATGCAGGTGGCGCTGCGCGCCAACGTACTGTCCGCGTTCGTACGCGCGCGCCGCCGCATCGGCTACGACCGCAGCCGCTCCAAGGACCTGCACGGCCTGTTCGTCAACGAACGCATCCCCGACCGCCCCGGCATCCACGTGCTCGACGCGATCGGCAGCTTCTGCGAACCGCTGGGCCTGCGCCAGACGCAGGTGCGCTGGGACCTGCCGATTCCCGACGACGCGCACGCCTGGGCGCAGGCGCAATGGCCCGAGGACGGCCGCCCGGCGCTGCTGATCTCGCCCTGTTCCAGCCACGTGCGCCGCAACTGGTACGCCGACCGCTACGCCGCGGTCGCCGACCACGCCGCCGCGCAGGGCTGGCGGGTGGTGCTGTGCGGCGGGCGCAGCGCACTGGAGCGCAGCACGGCCGACGCCATCGTCGCGGCGATGCGCGCGCCGGCGCTGGACTTGGTCGGCCGCGACACGCTCAAGCAACTGCCGGCGCTGCTGCAGCGCGCCGCGCTGGTGATGACCCCCGACTCGGGCCCGATGCACATCGCCAATGCCGTGGGCAGCAAGGTGCTGGGCCTGCACGCGGCCAGCAACCCGCGCCGCAGCGGCCCGTATTCGGACATCCGCTACTGCGTGGACAAGTACGATGCGGCGGCGCGCAAGTTCCTCGGCAAGCCGGCCGAGCAGCTGAAATGGGGCAGCAAGATCGAATTCGACGCGGTGATGGCGCTGATCGGCGTGGACGACGCGATCGCCGCGTTCGAGCGCTACCGCGCCGACCAGGGCATGTAA
- the rnhA gene encoding ribonuclease HI, with translation MKTVDIHTDGACLGNPGPGGWAALLRYKGLEREVAGAEAHTTNNRMELMAAIMALETLSEPCQIVLHTDSQYVRQGITEWMPGWVRRQWKTAGGDPVKNRDLWERLHAAAQRHSIDWRWVKGHSGDPDNERVDVLARNQALRVRAGGAAVAS, from the coding sequence ATGAAGACTGTTGATATCCACACCGACGGCGCCTGCCTCGGCAATCCCGGCCCCGGCGGCTGGGCCGCGCTGTTGCGCTACAAGGGCCTGGAGCGCGAAGTCGCCGGCGCCGAGGCGCACACCACCAACAACCGCATGGAGCTGATGGCCGCGATCATGGCGCTGGAAACGCTCAGCGAGCCGTGCCAGATCGTGCTGCATACCGATTCGCAGTACGTGCGCCAGGGCATCACCGAGTGGATGCCGGGCTGGGTGCGGCGGCAGTGGAAGACCGCCGGCGGCGATCCAGTCAAGAACCGCGACCTGTGGGAGCGGCTGCATGCTGCCGCGCAGCGGCACAGCATCGATTGGCGCTGGGTCAAGGGCCACAGCGGCGATCCGGATAACGAGCGGGTCGACGTGCTGGCGCGCAACCAGGCGCTGCGGGTGCGCGCCGGCGGCGCCGCGGTCGCGTCCTGA
- the gloB gene encoding hydroxyacylglutathione hydrolase, translating to MRLIALPAFQDNYIWAIAAADGRAVLVDPGQAEPVFEAAAQGLQPAAVLLTHHHDDHIGGVAALRERWPDLPVYAPADEPRVPFASQRVGDGDAVQVLGWEFQTLFVPGHTRSHVAYVGEGHLFSGDTLFSLGCGRMFEGTPSQMLGSLQRLAALPGATLLCCGHEYTLANAAFAVTVDPTNAALRQRHQEVQAMRHAARPTVPVSLASEVATNPFLRTASAAIQQAVGARLGRGARDEVEVFAELRRWKDDFRA from the coding sequence ATGCGACTGATCGCCCTGCCCGCATTCCAGGATAATTACATCTGGGCGATCGCCGCCGCGGATGGCCGCGCCGTGCTGGTCGACCCCGGTCAGGCCGAGCCGGTGTTCGAAGCCGCCGCGCAAGGACTGCAACCGGCCGCGGTGCTGCTGACCCACCATCACGACGACCACATCGGCGGCGTGGCGGCCCTGCGCGAGCGCTGGCCGGACCTGCCTGTGTATGCCCCGGCGGACGAGCCGCGGGTCCCGTTCGCCAGCCAGCGCGTCGGCGACGGCGATGCGGTCCAGGTGCTGGGATGGGAGTTCCAGACCCTTTTCGTGCCGGGGCATACCCGTTCGCACGTGGCCTATGTCGGCGAAGGCCACCTGTTCAGCGGGGATACGCTGTTCAGCCTAGGCTGTGGGCGCATGTTCGAAGGTACGCCCTCCCAGATGTTGGGTTCGCTGCAACGGCTGGCTGCCCTCCCGGGCGCCACGCTGCTGTGTTGCGGACACGAATACACCCTGGCCAATGCGGCATTCGCCGTCACGGTCGATCCCACCAACGCTGCCTTGCGGCAGCGCCATCAGGAAGTCCAGGCCATGCGTCATGCTGCCCGTCCCACTGTTCCCGTCAGTCTCGCCAGCGAAGTGGCGACCAATCCGTTCCTGCGCACCGCCTCGGCGGCGATCCAGCAGGCGGTCGGCGCCCGGCTCGGCCGCGGCGCACGCGACGAAGTGGAAGTATTCGCCGAATTAAGGCGCTGGAAAGACGATTTTCGCGCATGA
- a CDS encoding lytic transglycosylase domain-containing protein → MRSLLLTAALTLAIASATSSASAAAPIGAALEQTVAGLNVLPMDAAALPPATTRNGHTILASFRDGLADAQCDGGATDARWKQQFARAPARLANEDEDVLPLFGYVVDELRAADLPTEFALIPFVESGYRPAARNSSGPAGLWQFIADTARNHDVPVEGGYDGRLSAVDSTRAAVRYLKTLHGMFGGDWRLAIMAYNAGEYRVLQSMRRAGMNAQNAQPAKLPGLSPITYAYVEKLHALACVLEQAQTRDEWMASLDREVPILQARTLPAGMALDEWARQQALQGNQVARLNPALGSVRNKKRALPVLAPVGNGGSAATAAADAMALAAQPQQAEEAPATRAVASIAEPTPPRMRQRTPAARRTHTVRDGDTAWTIAKRYGITVQTLLAKNGLSARSVLRPGMVLSYEE, encoded by the coding sequence ATGAGGTCACTGCTTTTGACGGCGGCGCTGACGCTGGCGATCGCCTCGGCAACCTCCTCCGCGAGCGCGGCGGCACCCATCGGTGCGGCGCTGGAGCAGACCGTCGCCGGACTGAACGTGTTGCCGATGGACGCCGCGGCGCTGCCGCCGGCGACCACGCGTAACGGCCACACCATCCTCGCCAGCTTCCGCGACGGCCTGGCCGACGCGCAATGCGACGGCGGCGCCACCGACGCGCGCTGGAAGCAGCAGTTCGCGCGCGCGCCGGCGCGGCTGGCCAACGAAGACGAGGACGTGCTGCCGCTGTTCGGCTACGTGGTGGACGAACTGCGCGCTGCTGACCTGCCCACCGAATTCGCGCTGATCCCGTTCGTGGAGAGCGGCTACCGCCCCGCCGCGCGCAACAGCAGTGGTCCCGCCGGACTGTGGCAGTTCATCGCCGACACCGCCCGCAACCACGACGTGCCGGTCGAAGGCGGCTACGACGGCCGCCTGTCCGCGGTGGATTCCACCCGCGCCGCGGTGCGTTACCTGAAGACCTTGCACGGCATGTTCGGCGGCGATTGGCGCCTGGCGATCATGGCCTACAACGCCGGCGAGTACCGCGTGCTGCAGTCGATGCGCCGCGCCGGCATGAACGCGCAGAACGCGCAGCCGGCCAAGTTGCCGGGGCTGTCGCCGATCACCTATGCCTATGTCGAGAAGCTGCACGCGCTGGCGTGCGTGCTGGAACAGGCGCAGACCCGCGACGAGTGGATGGCCTCGCTGGACCGCGAGGTGCCAATCCTGCAGGCGCGCACCCTGCCCGCCGGCATGGCGCTGGACGAATGGGCACGGCAGCAGGCGTTGCAGGGCAACCAGGTCGCACGGCTGAATCCGGCGCTGGGCAGCGTGCGCAACAAAAAGCGCGCGCTGCCGGTGCTGGCGCCGGTCGGCAACGGCGGCAGCGCCGCCACGGCCGCTGCCGATGCCATGGCGTTGGCGGCACAACCGCAGCAGGCCGAAGAAGCACCGGCGACGCGCGCCGTCGCCAGCATCGCCGAGCCCACGCCGCCACGCATGCGCCAGCGCACGCCCGCGGCGCGGCGCACCCACACCGTCCGCGACGGCGACACCGCCTGGACCATCGCCAAGCGCTACGGCATCACCGTGCAGACGCTGCTGGCGAAGAACGGCCTGTCCGCGCGCAGCGTGCTGCGTCCTGGGATGGTGCTGAGCTACGAGGAATAG